The Nocardia arthritidis genome has a window encoding:
- a CDS encoding cytochrome c oxidase assembly protein: METPLTGGSALTSWHWDTSAVLVTAVLGAAYWAAWSVARRRGTAVRGGRAASFLAVGLGVWLLTGISVIGVYSDTLFWVRALQMLLLLYVVPFGLAAGKPVTVLRDALGPAGQARVDRVLASGFARAITYPAVSSLLILATPWLFYLSPWFEAVLRNGWADVLTRLLVVVIGFLYFYSRLQADPVPRRFTQSISLLITVFESLADGVLGIVLWLGPLLAAGYYAEVGRTWGPDARMDQIIGAGVIWLLGDVLGLPFLLVLMRSFAADERRKAAQVDAELDAAEAKRRSRRTVRAAAPEPEDEPQASGLWWENDPQLRERFRR, translated from the coding sequence ATCGAGACCCCGCTGACCGGCGGCTCCGCATTGACATCGTGGCATTGGGACACCTCGGCCGTACTGGTCACCGCGGTACTCGGCGCGGCCTACTGGGCGGCGTGGTCGGTGGCCCGCAGGCGCGGGACCGCGGTGCGCGGTGGGCGGGCCGCATCCTTCCTCGCGGTGGGGCTCGGCGTCTGGCTGCTCACCGGGATCAGCGTGATCGGCGTCTACTCGGACACGCTGTTCTGGGTGCGCGCGCTGCAGATGCTGCTACTGCTGTACGTGGTTCCGTTCGGGTTGGCCGCGGGCAAGCCGGTGACGGTGCTGCGTGATGCGCTCGGTCCCGCCGGACAGGCCCGCGTCGACCGCGTGCTCGCGAGCGGATTCGCCCGTGCCATCACTTATCCCGCGGTGTCCTCGCTGCTGATCCTGGCGACACCGTGGCTGTTCTACCTGTCGCCGTGGTTCGAGGCGGTGCTGCGTAACGGCTGGGCCGATGTGCTCACCAGGCTGCTGGTGGTGGTGATCGGATTCCTCTACTTCTATTCCCGGTTACAGGCCGATCCGGTGCCGCGCCGCTTCACCCAGTCGATTTCGCTGCTGATCACGGTGTTCGAATCGCTGGCCGACGGCGTGCTCGGCATCGTGCTGTGGCTGGGTCCGCTGCTGGCCGCCGGCTACTACGCGGAGGTCGGCCGCACCTGGGGGCCGGATGCCCGGATGGATCAGATCATCGGCGCGGGCGTCATCTGGCTGCTCGGCGATGTGCTCGGCCTACCCTTCCTGCTGGTGCTGATGCGATCGTTCGCGGCCGATGAGCGCCGCAAGGCCGCTCAGGTCGACGCCGAACTGGATGCGGCGGAAGCGAAGCGGCGGTCGCGGCGCACCGTGCGCGCCGCCGCGCCGGAACCGGAGGACGAGCCGCAGGCGTCCGGGCTCTGGTGGGAAAACGATCCGCAACTGCGCGAACGTTTCCGGCGTTGA
- a CDS encoding tetratricopeptide repeat protein: MTDEGAVAPARPGLFDYYTAAGGLADAFANGPASAGQPTTEPPFGLTPPVLHGRDTLKRTLNAALGQDGAPIIVLHGIAGGGKSSLALWLAVQARDQGIDVYWVRGAEVARSMLAVAAACGVPPRELRAAQSDYGQVRELVWRGLESADRRWLLVFDNVDDLRRGQLLGASADHYDGTGWIRPGRAGLVLVTTRRGDQHPWGDAARLHRVNPLENADGAALLLERAPNAGDPTDAALLSAQLGGLPLALRLAGGYLCDPLARYRTFAAYGAAVRDDLALLDAGEPTPADPDDEADARRSVRLTWELTLRLLAEHGMPAARQLLQLLSCYGSPHPIDLGLLVAGAPLAPLGPPAADLTQTALDQIVRNMRTHALLDQLAATEDDTAHGDCVALHPLLAEVVAASRDSGPDRAAVWTTAVGLLAEFTSVTKPSDGERRWSTLPSLHRGVLERLPDESADTLARAVDAASTCAGYLFVDGALRDAHTLIELALLRSAALALGHDVDHIRVHLESRLGAAVVNGAEGNATVVCSELRTLLADARALLPPDDKLLIGVRLQLAQALATSGTAEAESMYRELLDDHARGICAEAATETHLGYGRLLNTTGRYDEAARELGLALDARLAEVDQDRDHPAVLVIRAVLAEVTAGQGRLGEARDELRAVLRVQERRYGPDSPHTLATRMALLAILRLLNDTGGAEIQLSELLRIQRDALNPEHPMALLGLAALINTRGADLADEDPVGDEQRVLAIADAMAKSVGENSSAVVNIRMSAAFRHFRYDPVGGAGAIEELIERQTRLFGPNDLMVLNNRLVYAQLIIESDRDNPRAEAMLRALLRDQIAALGTDHPQTVYARSALAHITRRNGDLAECEQLLRDTIDVQGRLYGRDHETIWSLRSTLVQVLCEQRRFLDAERDLISLIDSLRFDGDAARPLPAQVMLALIHLTLGRPAEAERELREVLSTLRSLSDSEHDIEVVRWALCDAIRAQGGRHAEALELLTSVAARLAELGDTGVDSAAAHMDLGELSHECGNYADAERELQLALAELAPEDRDGPLAARIRRGLSVIAQELNAAEPATPPVIDLESEDASPVSPSGPAVDLPDSVDDPWSAYLRGDGDRPVSAEPVPEPGTRESDSTSAESNALVTCGDAPDSSADPRPADLLEARPTATDSNSKAIAGENNPLIEPTNRLPYPAIGRPSTTGRRDARTLRRDMAKLLVHPNVSDIDRAAIRHRYALALRDLGFLAAAYGQIAIAVAIYRRTGGADHSRCRADAEIIAAELRNPPASAVPDGPRH; the protein is encoded by the coding sequence ATGACCGACGAGGGTGCCGTGGCGCCCGCCCGCCCCGGGTTGTTCGACTATTACACCGCCGCGGGCGGTCTCGCCGATGCCTTCGCGAACGGTCCGGCATCGGCTGGACAACCGACTACCGAGCCGCCCTTCGGCCTGACACCACCCGTCCTGCACGGCCGCGACACCCTCAAACGGACGCTCAACGCGGCGCTCGGACAAGACGGCGCGCCGATCATCGTGCTGCACGGAATCGCCGGCGGCGGAAAGAGTTCGCTCGCGCTGTGGCTCGCGGTGCAAGCCAGGGATCAAGGCATCGATGTGTACTGGGTCCGCGGCGCCGAGGTGGCGCGGTCGATGCTCGCGGTGGCCGCGGCATGCGGCGTCCCACCGCGCGAACTGCGTGCCGCACAGTCGGATTACGGCCAGGTGCGCGAATTGGTCTGGCGCGGCCTCGAATCCGCGGACCGGCGCTGGCTGCTCGTCTTCGACAATGTCGACGATCTGCGCCGCGGTCAACTGCTGGGCGCATCGGCCGACCACTACGACGGAACCGGTTGGATCCGGCCCGGCCGGGCCGGTCTGGTGCTGGTGACCACGCGGCGCGGCGACCAGCATCCGTGGGGCGACGCGGCGCGGCTGCACCGGGTGAACCCGCTCGAAAACGCCGACGGCGCCGCACTTTTGCTGGAGCGGGCCCCGAACGCCGGTGATCCGACGGATGCGGCGCTGCTCTCGGCACAGTTGGGCGGACTGCCGCTCGCCCTGCGCCTGGCGGGGGGCTATCTCTGCGATCCGCTCGCCAGATACCGCACCTTCGCCGCATACGGCGCCGCGGTCCGCGACGATCTGGCACTGCTCGATGCCGGCGAGCCGACACCGGCCGACCCGGACGACGAGGCGGACGCTCGCCGCTCCGTCCGCCTGACCTGGGAGCTGACGCTGCGCCTGCTGGCCGAACACGGTATGCCGGCCGCTCGCCAACTGCTGCAACTGCTTTCGTGTTACGGCTCGCCGCATCCGATCGATCTCGGGCTGCTCGTCGCCGGTGCGCCGCTGGCCCCGCTCGGCCCGCCCGCCGCGGATCTCACTCAGACCGCCCTGGATCAGATCGTCCGGAATATGCGAACCCACGCGCTGCTGGATCAGTTGGCGGCAACCGAGGACGATACCGCGCACGGCGATTGCGTCGCATTGCATCCGTTGCTCGCCGAGGTCGTCGCGGCGAGCAGGGACAGCGGTCCAGACCGCGCGGCCGTGTGGACCACCGCGGTCGGTCTGCTCGCCGAATTCACTTCGGTGACAAAGCCATCCGATGGTGAACGACGCTGGTCGACGCTGCCGTCGCTGCATCGCGGCGTGCTGGAGCGCCTGCCGGACGAATCCGCCGACACACTCGCCCGCGCGGTCGACGCGGCAAGCACGTGTGCCGGCTATCTATTCGTGGACGGCGCGCTGCGCGATGCGCACACGCTGATCGAACTCGCCCTGCTTCGGTCGGCCGCACTCGCGCTCGGGCACGATGTCGACCATATCCGCGTCCACCTGGAATCCCGGCTCGGCGCCGCGGTGGTGAACGGGGCCGAGGGCAATGCCACCGTGGTGTGCAGCGAACTGCGCACCCTGCTTGCCGATGCCCGCGCGTTGTTACCACCCGACGACAAACTGCTGATAGGCGTTCGACTGCAACTTGCGCAGGCCCTGGCGACCAGTGGCACGGCGGAGGCCGAGTCCATGTACCGCGAGCTGCTCGACGATCATGCCCGCGGCATCTGCGCCGAGGCGGCGACCGAAACGCACCTCGGCTACGGCCGCCTGCTCAATACGACCGGTCGATATGATGAGGCCGCAAGGGAATTGGGCCTAGCACTGGACGCCCGGCTCGCCGAGGTCGACCAGGACCGCGACCATCCGGCGGTGCTGGTCATCCGTGCGGTGCTCGCCGAGGTCACGGCGGGGCAGGGCAGGCTGGGCGAGGCGCGCGACGAGCTGCGTGCGGTGCTGCGGGTGCAGGAGCGGCGGTACGGACCGGACAGTCCGCACACCCTCGCCACCCGCATGGCGCTGCTCGCGATACTGCGGCTGCTGAACGATACCGGCGGCGCCGAGATTCAGCTGAGCGAACTGCTCCGGATTCAGCGCGACGCGCTGAATCCGGAACATCCGATGGCGCTGCTCGGGTTGGCGGCCCTGATCAACACCAGAGGCGCTGACCTCGCCGACGAGGATCCGGTCGGCGACGAACAACGGGTGCTCGCCATCGCCGACGCGATGGCGAAATCCGTCGGCGAGAACAGCAGCGCCGTGGTCAACATCCGGATGAGCGCGGCCTTCAGGCATTTTCGCTACGATCCCGTCGGCGGTGCCGGGGCGATCGAGGAGCTGATCGAACGGCAGACCCGGCTCTTCGGGCCGAACGATCTGATGGTGTTGAACAACCGTCTGGTCTACGCCCAATTGATCATCGAATCCGATCGGGACAATCCGCGGGCCGAGGCGATGCTGCGCGCACTGCTGCGCGATCAGATCGCAGCGCTCGGCACCGATCATCCGCAGACCGTGTACGCCCGCTCGGCGCTCGCGCACATCACGCGGCGCAACGGCGATCTCGCCGAATGCGAGCAGCTGCTGCGGGACACGATTGATGTCCAGGGACGCCTGTACGGCAGGGATCACGAGACCATTTGGTCGCTGCGCTCGACGCTGGTTCAAGTGCTGTGTGAGCAGCGACGCTTCCTGGATGCAGAGCGCGACCTGATCTCGCTCATCGACTCGCTGCGATTCGACGGCGACGCGGCACGGCCATTGCCCGCTCAGGTCATGCTCGCGCTGATCCACTTGACGCTTGGCCGGCCCGCCGAGGCCGAGCGGGAGCTACGTGAGGTGCTGTCCACGCTGCGCTCACTATCCGACTCCGAGCACGACATCGAGGTGGTGCGCTGGGCACTCTGCGATGCGATCCGCGCGCAGGGCGGCAGGCATGCCGAGGCACTGGAACTGCTCACCTCCGTCGCCGCGCGACTCGCCGAATTAGGCGATACGGGAGTCGATTCGGCCGCCGCGCATATGGATCTCGGCGAGTTGTCGCACGAGTGCGGCAACTACGCGGACGCGGAACGGGAATTGCAACTCGCCCTCGCCGAGCTCGCACCCGAGGACCGCGACGGTCCTCTCGCGGCCCGAATCCGCCGGGGGCTGAGCGTGATCGCGCAGGAGTTGAACGCCGCAGAACCCGCCACGCCGCCTGTCATCGACCTCGAATCCGAGGATGCGTCTCCGGTATCCCCTAGCGGCCCGGCTGTCGATCTGCCTGATTCCGTGGATGATCCGTGGTCCGCCTACCTGCGCGGCGATGGCGACCGGCCCGTCTCGGCCGAGCCGGTTCCGGAACCTGGTACGAGGGAATCGGATTCGACATCGGCCGAGTCGAATGCGCTTGTGACGTGCGGCGATGCACCTGACTCCTCGGCGGATCCGCGGCCCGCCGATCTACTCGAAGCGCGGCCGACCGCGACCGATTCGAACTCGAAAGCAATTGCGGGCGAAAACAATCCCCTGATCGAGCCGACAAATCGACTGCCGTACCCAGCGATCGGCCGCCCATCGACAACCGGTCGGCGCGACGCCCGTACCCTGCGCAGGGATATGGCGAAATTGCTTGTCCATCCGAATGTTTCGGATATCGACCGGGCCGCGATTCGACACCGCTATGCGCTGGCGTTGCGCGATCTCGGATTCCTCGCCGCGGCATACGGGCAGATCGCGATCGCCGTCGCGATCTACCGACGGACGGGCGGCGCCGACCATTCGCGCTGCCGTGCGGACGCCGAAATCATTGCGGCGGAACTCAGGAATCCTCCCGCCAGTGCAGTTCCCGATGGGCCTCGGCATTGA
- a CDS encoding helix-turn-helix transcriptional regulator, producing MLQHNGFTAELLVDADRPEPVGALLSDAETAAAHDEIDRAVELFERAFRASGREGGRAAICTRLVALEWRTNPSTRTRNFTRLAAALSAGEVPDAELPQVLPHLLWHGCGAEADRVLLRLTRPSAAMPAPEQLEFLGHWLRYTYPVHAERHPALVNRTARSVDIGAGDDSPHRQAAAMLGAMFTGSVERSVALAQRVLAGHRLTEPTVEPLAAAVYCLIYGGRLDRAEAWCEALAAQAQARHAPTWRAIFTGLRAETLVCKGNPGAAVRYAALALNQVPAEHLGVWIGTPVAALVRALTMLGRYGEADAQLRRPVPRAMFESRFALPYLRARGRHSLATGRIGESLRAFRRCGQLMRRWRMDYPWLVPWRNEIAAAYLSAGNHDQVRRFATLHLDLLGGPDGHPTGGTSLRLLAATADRCRRIGMLRRSVAIARTGGCDLELATALGELGRAHRAVGDNEKAWALLREATGLAESCGAAMLSRELTGEPQRPTPPAEPQAPANLLTPAERRVAELAAVGRRNREIAAALSITTSTVEQHLTRVYRKLAVSRRGELRFALPAQPY from the coding sequence ATGTTGCAGCACAACGGTTTTACCGCCGAACTCCTGGTCGACGCCGACCGGCCCGAACCGGTCGGCGCACTGCTCAGCGACGCCGAGACGGCGGCGGCGCACGACGAGATCGACCGCGCCGTCGAATTGTTCGAACGGGCGTTCCGCGCGAGCGGACGCGAAGGTGGCCGCGCGGCGATCTGCACCCGGCTGGTCGCGCTCGAATGGCGGACGAATCCATCGACCCGCACCCGGAATTTCACCCGGCTCGCCGCCGCGCTGTCCGCCGGTGAGGTGCCGGACGCCGAACTGCCCCAGGTGCTTCCGCATCTGCTCTGGCACGGCTGCGGCGCCGAGGCCGACCGCGTCCTGCTGCGGTTGACGCGGCCGTCGGCCGCAATGCCCGCGCCGGAGCAACTCGAATTCCTGGGCCACTGGCTGCGTTACACCTATCCGGTGCATGCCGAACGACATCCGGCCCTGGTGAACCGCACCGCCAGATCGGTGGATATCGGCGCCGGCGACGATTCGCCGCACCGGCAGGCGGCGGCCATGCTCGGGGCGATGTTCACCGGTTCGGTGGAGCGGTCGGTCGCGCTCGCACAGCGGGTGCTCGCCGGGCACCGGCTCACCGAGCCCACCGTGGAACCCCTTGCCGCGGCGGTGTATTGCCTCATCTACGGCGGCAGGCTGGACCGCGCCGAGGCGTGGTGTGAGGCGCTCGCGGCGCAGGCGCAGGCCAGGCACGCGCCGACCTGGCGGGCCATCTTCACCGGGCTGCGTGCGGAAACCCTGGTGTGCAAGGGCAATCCGGGCGCGGCGGTGCGCTATGCGGCGCTGGCGCTGAATCAGGTGCCCGCCGAACATCTCGGCGTCTGGATCGGGACGCCGGTCGCCGCGCTGGTGCGGGCGCTCACCATGCTCGGCAGGTACGGCGAGGCCGATGCGCAACTGCGTAGGCCGGTGCCGCGGGCGATGTTCGAATCCCGTTTCGCCCTGCCGTATCTGCGGGCACGCGGACGGCACAGTTTGGCGACGGGGCGGATCGGGGAGTCGCTGCGCGCATTCCGGCGCTGCGGGCAGCTGATGCGGCGTTGGCGGATGGATTATCCGTGGCTGGTGCCGTGGCGCAACGAGATCGCGGCCGCCTACCTGAGCGCCGGAAATCACGACCAGGTACGGCGATTCGCGACCCTGCACCTGGATCTGCTCGGCGGTCCCGACGGGCATCCGACCGGCGGCACCTCGCTGCGGCTGCTGGCCGCGACCGCGGACCGGTGCAGGCGCATCGGCATGCTGCGGCGTTCGGTGGCGATCGCCCGCACCGGCGGCTGCGACCTCGAATTGGCAACGGCGCTCGGCGAACTCGGACGCGCCCACCGCGCTGTCGGCGACAACGAGAAGGCGTGGGCGTTGCTGCGCGAGGCCACCGGCCTTGCCGAATCTTGCGGCGCGGCAATGCTGTCGCGCGAGTTGACCGGTGAGCCGCAGCGGCCGACGCCGCCCGCCGAACCGCAGGCGCCCGCGAATCTGCTGACACCCGCCGAGCGTCGCGTCGCCGAACTCGCCGCCGTCGGCAGGCGCAACCGGGAAATAGCCGCCGCGCTCTCCATCACCACCAGTACCGTCGAACAACACCTCACCCGCGTGTACCGCAAACTGGCCGTCTCGCGCCGGGGCGAACTCCGCTTCGCGCTGCCCGCACAGCCGTATTGA
- a CDS encoding DUF4407 domain-containing protein, whose translation MIRRWLVGLIGVRAELLRETPGDTFRYIAMAGVLLTTAAIAAVSATFALQMAVHVALPWAILLGIAWGIVILNLDRLLVISMTRHSGWKANLLAAVPRLALAILLGVVISTPLVLRIFEPEINTEIQVLNSAKKADFEKHLDGVQRYNEIPGLEQELAKQNAVAAKDPNAVEQNPAVVDQQKRVDAARAAHDKAFADAYGEIVGTSGTHVPGVAEAAREAQAKEQHAKAELDQAEADLAAVKADAKNAAQTDSANAKAAADRIQHDIDQRNSEKNREIQEFSASVSNDDGLLARLEALNALSDQRPDLGTAQMALFLLFLSIEVLPVFVKLLHLFGPLTEYEKLSARTEAAAEREAAKSMARRENTNDFLENLRMDLEQDQAQRQFDAGVQANKLLVDEQLAIAEQEIRRWSARESERRNYRAPRSFDPPPESPIPGRDGSTFRPN comes from the coding sequence ATGATCCGGCGTTGGCTGGTCGGGCTGATCGGAGTACGCGCGGAGTTGCTGCGCGAAACCCCGGGCGACACGTTCCGCTACATCGCGATGGCAGGGGTGCTTTTGACCACCGCCGCGATAGCCGCTGTCTCTGCGACTTTCGCTCTGCAAATGGCGGTGCACGTGGCGTTGCCATGGGCGATATTGCTTGGAATTGCCTGGGGCATAGTCATTCTCAATCTCGACCGGCTGCTGGTCATCAGCATGACCAGGCACAGCGGCTGGAAGGCGAATCTGCTGGCCGCGGTGCCGCGGCTGGCGCTGGCCATCCTGCTAGGCGTGGTGATCTCGACGCCGCTGGTGCTGCGGATCTTCGAGCCCGAGATCAATACCGAGATCCAGGTGCTCAACAGCGCGAAGAAGGCGGACTTCGAGAAGCATCTCGACGGGGTGCAGCGCTACAACGAGATTCCCGGCCTGGAACAGGAGTTGGCGAAGCAGAACGCCGTCGCGGCAAAGGATCCGAATGCGGTCGAGCAGAACCCGGCGGTCGTCGACCAGCAGAAGCGCGTGGACGCGGCGCGTGCCGCGCACGATAAGGCGTTTGCCGACGCCTACGGTGAGATAGTCGGCACTTCGGGCACGCACGTGCCCGGTGTCGCCGAGGCGGCGCGCGAGGCGCAAGCGAAGGAGCAGCACGCCAAAGCGGAATTGGATCAGGCCGAGGCCGATCTCGCGGCGGTCAAGGCCGACGCCAAGAACGCGGCGCAGACGGATTCGGCGAATGCCAAAGCGGCCGCCGACCGGATCCAGCACGATATCGACCAGCGGAATTCCGAAAAGAACAGGGAGATCCAGGAGTTCTCTGCCTCGGTGAGCAACGATGACGGCCTGCTCGCCCGGTTGGAAGCGCTGAACGCGCTCAGCGACCAGCGCCCGGACCTCGGCACCGCACAGATGGCCCTGTTCCTGCTGTTCCTCTCCATCGAGGTCCTGCCGGTCTTCGTCAAACTGCTGCACCTGTTCGGCCCGCTCACCGAATACGAAAAGCTCAGTGCCAGAACCGAAGCGGCCGCGGAACGGGAAGCGGCGAAGTCGATGGCCCGCCGCGAGAACACCAATGATTTCCTGGAGAACCTGCGCATGGATCTCGAACAGGACCAGGCGCAACGGCAATTCGACGCGGGCGTGCAGGCGAACAAACTACTGGTCGATGAGCAATTGGCGATCGCTGAGCAGGAGATCCGCCGCTGGAGCGCCCGGGAATCGGAGCGCCGCAATTACCGTGCGCCACGGAGTTTCGATCCGCCGCCGGAATCGCCGATACCCGGCCGGGACGGAAGCACCTTCCGTCCCAATTGA
- a CDS encoding FtsW/RodA/SpoVE family cell cycle protein, with product MHPETIFRDRVPERTGMAHPRRAELLLCVAAVALTAFAGFTLSTSIGAGPMVSALGVFAAIALCAHLAVRFWAPRADPVILPCVVALNGIGLVLIERLDRAAALSDDTGAGGSSSDAMRQLIWTGIGVALFAATLIVVKDHGQPAKYGYTCGLAGVVLLLIPAVLPSRFSEVNGGKSWILLSGFSIQPGEFAKVLLLIFIAAFLVANRDLFTIAGKRFLWMTVPRLRDLGPLLLVTFVAVIVLVYEKNLGFSLLIFGTVLAMLYIGTGRVSWLFIGIGMFAVGAILAYNLYGHVRVRVQVWQDPFATYNTTGYQIAQALFGLATGGIPGTGIGAGRPQIVPFAKTDFIISTIGEELGLVGLTAIIAVFLVLTIRGFTAALSTRDAFGKLLGGGLAFTLAWQLFVVVGGVTKLIPLTGLTTPFMSYGGSSLLANYIIVALLIRISHDARSATTPPPRPPGNIAEAQTEHIRR from the coding sequence ATGCACCCCGAAACCATCTTTCGCGACCGGGTCCCGGAACGGACCGGAATGGCGCATCCACGGCGCGCCGAACTACTGCTGTGCGTCGCCGCCGTCGCGCTCACCGCATTCGCCGGATTCACGCTGAGCACCAGCATCGGCGCGGGTCCGATGGTGTCGGCGCTCGGCGTATTCGCGGCGATCGCGCTGTGCGCGCACCTCGCGGTGCGGTTCTGGGCGCCGCGCGCGGATCCGGTGATCCTGCCGTGCGTCGTGGCATTGAACGGGATCGGTCTGGTGCTGATCGAGCGGCTGGACCGGGCCGCCGCGCTGTCGGACGATACGGGGGCGGGCGGCTCGTCGTCCGATGCGATGCGTCAGCTCATCTGGACCGGGATCGGCGTCGCCCTGTTCGCGGCGACGCTGATCGTGGTGAAGGATCACGGCCAACCGGCGAAATACGGGTACACCTGCGGGTTGGCCGGTGTGGTGCTGCTGCTCATACCCGCCGTGCTGCCGAGCAGGTTCAGCGAGGTCAATGGCGGTAAAAGCTGGATTCTGCTGAGCGGGTTCTCCATTCAGCCCGGCGAATTCGCCAAGGTGCTGCTGCTGATCTTCATCGCCGCCTTCCTGGTCGCGAACCGGGATCTGTTCACCATCGCGGGTAAACGGTTCCTCTGGATGACCGTGCCACGACTGCGGGATCTCGGGCCGCTGCTGCTGGTGACGTTCGTCGCGGTGATCGTGCTGGTCTACGAGAAGAACCTGGGTTTCTCGCTGCTGATTTTCGGCACCGTGCTGGCCATGCTCTATATCGGCACCGGCCGGGTGTCCTGGCTGTTCATCGGGATCGGCATGTTCGCGGTCGGCGCGATACTGGCCTACAACCTATATGGGCACGTCCGGGTGCGCGTCCAGGTGTGGCAGGACCCGTTCGCCACCTACAACACCACCGGCTATCAGATCGCGCAGGCCCTGTTCGGCCTCGCCACCGGCGGCATACCCGGAACCGGCATCGGGGCGGGCCGCCCGCAGATCGTCCCATTCGCCAAAACCGACTTCATCATCTCCACCATCGGTGAAGAACTCGGCCTGGTCGGGCTCACCGCGATCATCGCCGTCTTCCTCGTGCTCACCATCCGCGGTTTCACCGCCGCCCTGAGCACCCGCGACGCCTTCGGCAAACTGCTCGGCGGCGGACTCGCCTTCACCCTGGCCTGGCAGCTGTTCGTGGTGGTCGGCGGCGTCACCAAACTCATCCCGCTCACCGGCCTCACCACCCCCTTCATGTCCTACGGCGGCTCATCCCTACTCGCCAACTACATCATCGTCGCCCTACTCATCCGCATCTCCCACGACGCCCGCTCCGCCACCACACCCCCACCCCGCCCGCCCGGCAACATCGCCGAAGCCCAAACCGAACACATCCGCCGCTGA
- a CDS encoding SDR family NAD(P)-dependent oxidoreductase — protein sequence MRTILITGATSGIGLAAARQLAAYGDRLVLVGRNPEKLADAAALVSAAGAGAVDTIGCDLAIQAEVRALAKTVLATYDRLDVLANNAGGYFGSRTETADGIEATFAVNHLGGFLLTELLVDLLRDSAPARILFTSSVMHYGAAIDFADLGMHRGYSGEKAYSRSKLANILYARALADRLAGSGVTVNAFHPGAVATGIWKSMPWFAKPFLAVAERIFMISADEGGRALTQLAADPDLADVTGRYFQRRQPKTPSRRARDDELTRRLVEVSYQLVGLG from the coding sequence GTGCGGACGATCCTCATCACCGGAGCGACCTCGGGCATCGGCTTGGCCGCCGCGCGACAGCTGGCCGCATACGGCGACCGACTGGTCCTGGTGGGGCGCAATCCGGAGAAGCTGGCCGACGCCGCCGCGCTGGTGAGCGCGGCGGGCGCGGGCGCGGTGGACACCATCGGCTGCGATCTCGCGATACAGGCCGAGGTGCGCGCGCTCGCGAAGACGGTGCTCGCCACGTACGACCGGCTCGATGTGCTCGCCAACAACGCGGGCGGCTATTTCGGCAGCCGCACCGAGACCGCCGACGGAATCGAGGCCACCTTCGCGGTCAATCACCTCGGCGGCTTCCTGCTCACCGAACTGCTGGTGGATCTGTTGCGCGACAGCGCACCGGCGCGCATCCTGTTCACCTCCTCGGTCATGCACTACGGCGCGGCCATCGACTTCGCCGATCTCGGCATGCATCGCGGATACTCCGGCGAAAAGGCTTACAGCCGTTCGAAATTGGCGAACATCCTGTACGCACGCGCGCTGGCGGACCGGCTCGCCGGCTCGGGGGTGACGGTCAACGCCTTCCATCCGGGCGCGGTCGCCACCGGCATCTGGAAATCCATGCCCTGGTTCGCCAAACCGTTCCTGGCCGTCGCCGAACGGATCTTCATGATCTCGGCCGACGAGGGCGGGCGCGCGCTCACCCAGTTGGCCGCCGACCCCGACCTCGCCGATGTCACCGGCCGCTATTTCCAACGGCGGCAACCGAAAACGCCCTCCCGCCGCGCACGCGACGACGAGCTGACCCGCCGCCTGGTCGAGGTCAGCTATCAGCTGGTCGGCCTCGGCTGA